One Archangium violaceum genomic window, CCCAGATGGTGAAGGAAGTGGCGTCCAAGACCTCGGACAAGGCGGGTGACGGCACCACGACCGCCACCGTGCTGGCCCGCGCCATCTATGAGGAGGGCCTGAAGCTGGTGGCCGCCGGCCACAGCCCGATGGATCTCAAGCGCGGCATCGACAAGGCCGTGGAGACGGTGGTCGAGGAGCTCAAGAAGCTGTCCAAGCCCACCGCCGACAAGAAGGCCATTGCCCAGGTGGGCACCATCTCCGCCAACGGCGACGAGACGATCGGCAACATCATCGCCGACGCCATGGAGAAGGTGGGCAAGGAGGGCGTCATCACGGTGGAGGAGGCCAAGGGCCTCGAGACGACGCTGGACGTGGTCGAGGGCATGCAGTTCGACCGCGGCTACGTGTCGCCGTACTTCGTCACCAACCGCGAGCGCATGGAGGTCGTGCTCGACGACGCCTACATCCTCATCAGCGAGAAGAAGGTCTCGTCGATGCAGGACATGATCCCCATCCTCGAGCAGGTGGCGCGCGCCAGCAAGCCGCTGCTGATCATCGCCGAGGACATCGAGGGCGAGGCCCTGGCCACCCTGGTGGTGAACAAGATCCGCGGCGTGCTGAACGTGGCGGCGGTGAAGGCGCCGGGCTTCGGTGATCGCCGCAAGGAGCTGCTCAAGGACATCGCCACGCTGACGGGCGGCATGGTGGTGAGCGAGGAGCTGGGCCACAAGTACGAGTCCCTCACGCTCAACGACCTGGGCCGCGCCAAGCGCATCACCATCGACAAGGACAACACCACGATCGTCGACGGCGCGGGCAAGCGGCCGGACATCGAGGGCCGCATCAAGCTCATCCGCTCGCAGATCGAGACCACCACCAGCGACTACGACCGCGAGAAGCTCCAGGAGCGGCTGGCGAAGCTGGCGGGCGGCGTGGCCGTCATCCACGTGGGCGCCGCGACCGAGACCGAGATGAAGGAGAAGAAGGCTCGCGTCGAGGACGCGCTGCACGCCACCCGCGCGGCCGTCGAGGAGGGCATCGTCCCTGGCGGCGGCGTGGCCTACCTGCGCTGCCTGGCGGCGCTGGAGAAGCTGAAGCTGGGCGGTGAGCAGGACTTCGGCGTGGAGATCATCCGCAAGGCCCTGCAGGAGCCGCTGCGGAAGATCGCCTCCAACGCGGGTCTCGAGGGCGCCGTCATCATCAACAAGGTCCGCGAGGGCCAGGGCGC contains:
- the groL gene encoding chaperonin GroEL (60 kDa chaperone family; promotes refolding of misfolded polypeptides especially under stressful conditions; forms two stacked rings of heptamers to form a barrel-shaped 14mer; ends can be capped by GroES; misfolded proteins enter the barrel where they are refolded when GroES binds) is translated as MAAKEIFFHQSARDAILRGVRILADAVAVTLGPKGRNVVIEKSFGSPTVTKDGVTVAKEIDLENRFENMGAQMVKEVASKTSDKAGDGTTTATVLARAIYEEGLKLVAAGHSPMDLKRGIDKAVETVVEELKKLSKPTADKKAIAQVGTISANGDETIGNIIADAMEKVGKEGVITVEEAKGLETTLDVVEGMQFDRGYVSPYFVTNRERMEVVLDDAYILISEKKVSSMQDMIPILEQVARASKPLLIIAEDIEGEALATLVVNKIRGVLNVAAVKAPGFGDRRKELLKDIATLTGGMVVSEELGHKYESLTLNDLGRAKRITIDKDNTTIVDGAGKRPDIEGRIKLIRSQIETTTSDYDREKLQERLAKLAGGVAVIHVGAATETEMKEKKARVEDALHATRAAVEEGIVPGGGVAYLRCLAALEKLKLGGEQDFGVEIIRKALQEPLRKIASNAGLEGAVIINKVREGQGAFGYNARTDVFEDLEKAGVIDPTKVERTALQNAASVASLLLTTEAMVAERPKKKAKAGAAGGAPDYGGDDLEY